Genomic window (Daucus carota subsp. sativus chromosome 5, DH1 v3.0, whole genome shotgun sequence):
TGATGTGGCATGGGCACTTTAGTATTTTACATATGTAGTTTGTTATTATGGTACCGTTATGCTAGAATATAAGCTGGACGAATGTAGGGTGGTCCTCAACATGTGAGGCATTCTCTTTTCTGAAATTATTGTTGAGAGCTTAGTAGTACATGTTCGTTTGTTTTCTCTCCTACACAGCTATTCATTGCATACTGTTTCTAGATCTATAAAGTTTTTATGGCATCAGAGCTTGCATCTGGTAGCTGCATTAGTGAGAGagtttaaagtttaaaaagtTATAGTCTAGTGTGTTGTTAGTCGAGTTGTCTTTCCTGGAAAAGAGTGAAAAGCTGTAAGTTTCCAGATTTACTCATGGCTAATGGTAGGCTGAGTTTTACAGACCTGCAAAACCCTTTGTTTTTGCACCCTTCAGATGGTCCGTTGTGTATCAGCGTGTCAAAGCTACAAGGGGCTGCAGACTACAGATCTTGGAGGAGGTCATTTGAGATCCAGTTGTCTGCGAAACGAAAGTTGGGGTTTATAGATGGTTCTGCGAAAAGGAGTGTCACCGATGAGGTTGAAGCATGCCAGTGGGACACATGCAACAACATGGTAATTTCTTGGCTCCACAATAACATCTCTGATAATATCAAGAACTCTGTGCTTTTTATTAACACTGCTTTTGAAatatggaaacaacttgagaaGCGTTTCTCACTTACTAATAGGTCTAGAAAGTACAAGTTAAATAAAGATCTGTTTAATTTAAAGCAAAATGGGATGAAAGTGAGTGATTATTTTACAAATCTGAGTAGTTTGTGGGAGGAAATCGAGTCAATGAACCTTCTACCAACTATTAATAATGTCACTCCTGAGGTAACTAGATTGTTAACAGCTATAGATGTAATGAAAGAGGAGGCTAAGTTGTTTCAGTTCTTGAATGGGTTGGATGATGTGTATGAGGCTTAGAGAAGTCAGTTATTGATGATGACACCATTACCCATGGTGGAAATAGCTTGTGCTGCTGTGCAACAAGAAGAGTTGCAGAAAGAAGTGTTGTTGCAAGGAGGAGCAAGAGACACTGACATTGTTGCCATGTATAGAAAAAGTCAAGGTGAAAAGAGCTCACCTGAAAGAAATATGGTGTGCACTCAGTGTGGAAGAAGAGGGCACACAGGAGACAAATGCTGGGGTGTAACAGGTTACCCGAAGTGGCACTATAAATACAAACATGGTCAAAAGATAGTTCCAGGAAAGTGGAATACAAATCGATAAAGTCAGGGTGCTCAACCAAAGGTTGCTAACAATGTGCAGGGAAATACGAGTAACTCAGACACTGTGACAATGACGGCTCAACAGCTGGATCAGCTTTTGAAGCTGATACCAAAAGATGACAGTGCAGCCAGGAAAGAAAGTGAGACTGATGAAGAGATTGACTATGGTTTCTCAGGTATGGTGAGCAAAACAGGGGTAGCTAGTGGCGCAGAGTGGATCATAGATTCCGGAGCCTCAGATCATATGAAACACTCGTTGCGAAATATGATGAATATCAAAAAGACTACGAAAACGTTCACAATAACCCTTCCAACAGGGGCAACTGCAGTCATAACACACATTGGTGATGTTCAGCTCCAAAATGGACTGACGTTGTCAAATGTGTTACATGTTCCACAGTTTAACCACAATTTGTTGTCAATTCACAAATTGGCCAAGGATGCTGGGTGTGAAGTGATGTTCAAACCTGAAAGTTGTGTGATATTGAACTCGATTACCAAGGTTGTGATGGGGATTGGAGAAATGAGGCAAGGACTTTACTACTTGAAGAATGACAAGTTGTTGGTCACAGGACAGTCAATGAATAGACAAGTCACAGCAAAGGCAGAAAGTCACAATGCTGCAAAGTCAGGAGAGCATGCCTCATTCTCCCTATGGCATCAAAGATTGGGCCATGCCTCAATATCCAAGATGCAACATATACCAGAAGTAAAGTCATGTCTCAATCAACAACAGGATCAAGTATGCCTTACCTGCCCTCTAGCAAAGATGACAAGGCTACCGTTTCCTGCAAGCAGTTCACATGCACTACAAAAGTTCGAGTTGGTGCACACAGACATCTGGGGTCCATACAAAGTGCCTACAAGAGGAAAATATAGGTACTTTCTAACACTGGTGGATGATTTTAGTCAAATGACTTGGGTTTATCTTTTGGAGAAGAAGTCAGATTACATGAACACACTGTTGAAGTTCGAGAACTTTGTGGAGACACAGTATGGGGGGAGTTTAGGGTGATTAGATCAGACAATGCTCTGGAGTTTGTGGATAAGATTTGTGCAGATTACTTCAACAAAAGGGGAGTAATTCACCAGCTGTCATGCCCATACACTCCTCAGCAAAACGCGAGGGTTGAGAGGAAACACAGGCAGGTGCTTGAGGTTGCAAGAGCACTGCATTTCCAGTCTGGGCTAAACCTAAGTTTCTGGGGTGAATGTATGTTGACAGCCACATATATCATTAACAGAATTTCCAATGCTGCTCTCAAATTCGAAGTCCCTTATGTGAAGCTGACTGGTGAAGCTGTAGAATATGAAGACTTCAAAGTGTTTGGTTGTCTAGCTGTGGCCTACAACTCATCTCATGGTACTGATAAGTTTGCAGCAAGAGGTGTGACGTGTGCATTCATAGGGTATCCTTATGGAGCTAAAGGGTATCGTCTACTGAATTTGGCTACAATGCAGATAATTATCTCAAGGCATGTGAAGTTCAATGAAAAACTATTTCCCTTGAATCATCATACAGCCAAGCCATACATGCATCCTTTGCCTCTGACCATGCCATATGTTGATGATGAAGAACTAGTAGTTAATGGGATGAATGATGACACAGAGGAAAGGGAGATTGAGGAAGAAGGAGACAACCCCACCAATGACACTAATGAGAATGAAGTGCAGGATGATGCAGATGAAACCACATTGCGTCGAACAACAAGAGTGACAAAAAGGCCTGGCTGGATGGATGACTTTGTTGTTGCAGGGTCTTCAAACAATGCACAGTGCATGAGTGTTGCAGCAGTGGCCACGCAAGTTACAAGTCCAGAATATCATTGTTTTCTAGCAGCCATAATTCCTCAAGTTGATCCACTGCACTTCAGTCAAGCAGTAAAAACTCAGAACTGGGTGGACGCAATGAATGCTGAGTTAGATGCGTTGGAAGCAAATGAGACATAGGAAATCACTGAGTTACCTCCCAATCGAAAGGGAATTGGATGCAGGTGGGTATTCAAGACCAAGTTCAAGGCAGATGGTACCATTGAAAAGTACAAAGCAAGGCTGGTAATTTTGGGATATAAGCAGACATACGGAATAGATTATGTGGAGACATTCGTCCCCGTGGCAAAGATGACCACTGTGCGAGCACTACTGGCAGTTGCTGCATTGAAAGATTGGGAAGTTCACCAGATGGACGTGTCTAATGCCTTCTTGAATGGAGATTTAGAAGAACTTGTATACATGTTGATGCCCCCAGGGTACAAAGGATTGGGTAGCAGAATTGAGTTGAATCAAGGAGCCAACTCACCTGCAGAGACTCAACAGTTGGTGTGTAGACTCAAGAAAGCCATATATGGGCTAAGACGAGCGTCTCGCAGATGGCACCATAAGTTGTCGGTAACATTGGTGTCCATAGGCTTTAGACACTCTAAGGCTACAGTCTCTATTCCAAGATAACATGAGATGTCATAACACTGGTGCTCATATATGTTGATGACCTTTTGATATCTGGGAACAAAGTCAGTGTTATGGAAGATTTGAAAACTGTCTTGTCATCTCACTTTCACATGAAAGATCTCGGAGCAGTAaattattttctgggtttagaAATTGACAGAAGCAATGCAGGTATCTTCGTGTCACAGAGAAAGTATGTGTTGGATTTGTTGAAAGAATTTGGTATGTCGAATGCGTCGCCATTGAAGTTACCGATGAATTCACATGTTTCTTTGACTCCAGACAAGGGAGAAGTGCTTGGAGATCCACAACcctatcagaaacttctgggcAAATTAATCTATCTGACGATCACAAGGCCTGATCTTAGTTTTCCTGTTCATCACCTTGCCCAGTTCATGTAGAGACCCACAAATGTGCATATGCAGGCTGTAAAACGAGTTCTGAGGTACTTAATTAACAATCCAGCACAGGGAATACTTCTAGCATCATCAACAGCAACAAAGTTGACGGCATACTGCGATAGCGATTGGGCTAGTTGCCCCACTACACGCAGGTCTACCTCAGGATACTGTGTGTTGCTTGGAGACTCACCCATCTCCTGGAAAACCAAGAAACAGTCGGTAGTAGCAAGATCCACAGCAGAAGCGGAATATAGAGCCATGACTATGGCGTGTTGTGAAGTGACATGGATATCATCACTGTTGAAGGATATGGGTCTCACTGATCTACCACCTACACTCATCAAAAGCGACAACCAAGCTGCACTAGCCATAGCAGCTAACCTTGTGTCGCATGAAAGGACAAAACACGTGGTGATCGATTGCCATTTTATTCGAGACAAGATAGCGGAAGGAGAAGTTACAACTATGCATGTCCCATCTCATGCCCAGGTGGCAGATATGTTCACAAAACAACTTTCAGTGAAACAGCACAATCATCTACTACGCAAGTTTGGCGTCTCGAGCTCACTCTCCACCCCACTTGAGGGGGAGTAATGAGAATTATGCATGCAGGAATAAGGAACGAGTTGGCTGAGTTGCAGAGTGCAAGGAGGCCAACGTGTCCATTTACTTTATCGCATTTTATTTTATCGTACTGGTAGTCGTGACATGCTGATGTGGCATGGGCACTTTAGTATTTTACATATGTAGTTTGTTATTATGGTACCGTTATGATAGAATATAAGCTGGACGAATGCAGGGTGGTCCTCAACATGTGAAGCATTCTCTTTTCTGAAATTATTGTTGAGAGCTTAGTAGTACATGTTCGTTTGTTTTCTCTCCTACACAGCTATTCATTGCATACTGTTTCTAGATCTATAAAGTTTTTAATATCTATAGTTATATTCAACCACCGGGCAATTTTGGATTAGCTCCATGCTTGCTTGTACTAGCTAGCTAAAACGAGAATCTTGCCTGCGGTTCATGCGAGCATAACAAGTTCATGCAGTTACAATTATGTTTTTAGAGACCATAAATAACATTTCTATATATTAGACACCAACTGCTTTAGGGTGGAAAAAGTAAGGAAGAACTTTACAGTCCCAGAGAACTCCATTTAACAATAATCTTTGGTATAGATTGTATAAAGTTTTTACACAGGCTCTAAAGATAATATCTAAGAACCATAATTTGCCTTGAAATAGGATAATAGACCTACCAGAGGTGCATTTACATAAGTTGCCGGTTCAGAGTGACCGGCATCATGTCGAGTATCGTTATACTGATCGTTGATATCCGGACCTCCTACTATAGCTCCGATTAGCAAGTTATAATTAGTATTGTTACTCCAAAAATAATCCCATCCATGTCCGAGGTGTGGCTCTTGATCAATGGATGGCAATGATGATGCCCTGTGATGTATTCTTTCTGGAAATTTTTCTCCATATCCCACCATGTATGACATGTTCATTGGATTTTTTCCCAATATATAATCCACCTGCAATCATGGaatttatagttatttttattttttccgaGTATCAGTAAGTGGCCTAGTCATCAAACTCTTAACTTTCTGTTACCTGTGTTCTTGCGAAATAAGTAAGCCTATAAGGAGTTGCCACAAATCTGTCACAAGCGATCACTCGATCTGATTGCTTAAGATAGCGAGCATATACAACAAGAAGAAAAGATAAAGCTGTTACACGTTGCGAGTTTACCATGCCTGGCTTGTACATTAATCCAcctgcatataaaatatatatgaacaattatataatcaaataagatTCTTTACAAAATTAGTAGGGCATGCTACAAGAAGAGAGAAACTTAATCACCTGGAGTAAATTCAACACTCGGGTTTAATGATTCCGGTAGTAAACTACATGCAAACTTATCTGCCCAGTGAAGAAATGGACTTGAATGTTGCTTGTTGTTTAATATGTACTGTTTACAACATACACTCTTTAGCATTAAGATAAGgagtttgcaaaaattcacAATATGATATATACTGATATAGTGATATTTATCGGCAAATTGCAAGACAAATTACCTTGGAAACAAGTACATTGATGCCTGCGTTCTTGGTGTCCCACCCAAATTCATACAAGCTGCCTTCATTTTGAGGACTTTCTACCTTGTGTATGTTCTCCATGACATACTTCCAGTAAGATGTCTTATTTGTTGCTTTATGAAGCCATGCTGCTCCCCACACCAATTCATCCTATTAAAATTCATGTTTAGCCTAATATAATCATTAATTTGTGatatttagtaaaattataGTATACAACCTATTAAAATTCGTTTCAACTAAGATCAAGTAGCTAAAACTTACTTCGAACAACAAAATTTGACTATAAGTTTTGAAGGAAAGATTAGTCAAACGAACTATCGCCAGACTAGTCAAGTAATACATACCTGGTAACCACTAAAATCACAGTAATGTGGACAAACCCAACGCCCAATGCTATCATTATACGAACCCTGATACTTATCTGCAAAGTCGAAAACCTGAATGGCTCTACGAAGAAGAAAATCAGAGTATTTGCGATCAGAACGCCTAAACACAATAGAGGAAGCTGACAAAGCAGCGGCAATCTCCGCGGAAACTTCAGAGCCAGGAGACTGCGCACTGACTGCAAATGCAGTTCGGGGAGTGTCCATGTCCTCTGGCCTTTCCCAGTTATCATGGTCAACAACGGCATCACCAAGTTGTGCATAAACAACACCAGGAGTGTTGGTGCATTTGATCAAGTAATCTGTTGACCAACGGATTGCTTCAAGTGCATGGTTTAGATCACTATCCATGGAATTGCCGAATTCTATTACGCTCCAGGCTAGAACTGTTGTTGTGAATGCCATTGGAAAACTAAACTTGATGTTGTCTCCTGCATCATAGTATCCTCCTACCAAATCCACCTGAGAGTTCAAGTAGattattacaaattattgtAAATATTTATTGTCAGTTTTTTCAAAGATGTGGTTTTATTGCATTTAAAGATACCGAGTTACATCTCCATTGTACATCTAAATTACAGTATAATTTTgagaaatatgataataaatactCCCCCGTCTGTCCGAAGTGGGTTATATACGTTCACAGTTTACACGCATTTcgaaacttttataaaatatagtttcataatgtttttttttaactctTTTTGTTTtccataaaagtttaaaaatcaaatttttattcaaaaaaaaatatttaaaaatattatagaactatataccttaaaataatcttaaaatGCGTATCAAAAAATAACGTATAAAATTGAATGGTGCGGAGAGAATATTACTCAAACGAAGTTCTAATCAATGCCTCAAAAAATTAGGATCCTCCTCTCCTTCCTCCTCATCCTCATTTCGTTTTTAATAAAGTACTCCACTACCCACCTTTTCCGTATTTTTTCCGccttttttacattattttcttaatatatatattttaaatttaatagtataataatataaaaacaaataagcataattttgaaaaatatactaactttctaaattaaattatttattatattttagggtCATCAGGATGCTGACACTCTCAAGTGTTGTTTAACAAACCAGTTGAAATTTATGTTTGATATTTCCTCCTATTTCTTCTCATAACCACGGTGGGGTTGATATCCTAGCaaataaagaaacaaaaaatataatattttgaaaaatgtaaatatatatggaaaaaaattatatgattagcCTCACCCTCACTCGGAAACAACTATTTCAAATATATGAATCTCCATTCTGATCGAAAAAATAATCAACAATAATCATTTTCCTTTTattgaaattgaaatatattaatagatGACGACGAAATTCGCAACTAGCAAAGTTATCACAAAATTTTAGAAACAGAGTTAAGTCAAAAATTAGGCATGTGTTACATACTATCTGGTTTGTGTTCTGCaaccaaaaagaaaagaatgaatgaaaaataaaatatcaactaTGCAGAGCTAGAAAACTTACACCCTGGTCAAAGCCGTCACGGAGACCCGAGTCTTTTCGCCATGTCAATCTCTGGTTATTTGGTAATTTTCCCGACCTTTGaccttcaaaaaataaaatgctCTTTGTCAAGGCCTCCGTGTAGTCCAATTTAACATCATCTGCAATCACCACTTTGCCCATCATGCTCATTAGTGTTACCATAGCCAAAaaaaccattttctttgccatcatttttcaaattttaatatctttcatATGTGAGATGTTGGGTGGAGTcttctatttataataatatcacaaaCTCAAAAATATTAGCATTTATGTTTTATACTACTTAataggattttttttatatatcttcaTATTTAATTCAAATGAATCATATATTCGGTATCATAATAAAAACATTCCATCTAATGTTTATCAACTTTTCAAATAATTGTGTCACTAGTAAGTAGCATCAGATCCATTTAGCGGTTATAAGCAAAAGTGAGTATATATCACTACATTTTTGGTATCGTTCGTGAGAAAGTTGACTTCTTGGCTATCCGTTTTCTATTTTCAGAATAAATACTACAGTACCCTGTATATGTACTTTAAATATTACTGCACTATTATCTTAGTCCGGCGAAATACTTTTCCAAATCAGTAAAGTATCAAAAATTATACCAATTCTCAATCGAAATATGCAAATTCCGACAGCGATTACGtagatgcaaaatatatatatagataatagatactctctccgtcctatttaattctatacgtttcatttcaactgctcgacacgtatttcaatactcctataaaatataattatgtaactattttttaagatttttttttctgaataaaaatttaacatccaaactttaatttttttaaaaaattaagcaaCTACACTTTAAACGAGCATTAAAATCCATGCCGCGTCCATATCCCTGATGTATACTACTATCGAGGacaacgga
Coding sequences:
- the LOC108221584 gene encoding uncharacterized protein LOC108221584, whose translation is MANGRLSFTDLQNPLFLHPSDGPLCISVSKLQGAADYRSWRRSFEIQLSAKRKLGFIDGSAKRSVTDEVEACQWDTCNNMVISWLHNNISDNIKNSVLFINTAFEIWKQLEKRFSLTNRSRKYKLNKDLFNLKQNGMKVSDYFTNLSSLWEEIESMNLLPTINNVTPEVTRLLTAIDVMKEEAKLFQFLNGLDDVYEA
- the LOC108221585 gene encoding endoglucanase 4 isoform X2; protein product: MMGKVVIADDVKLDYTEALTKSILFFEGQRSGKLPNNQRLTWRKDSGLRDGFDQGVDLVGGYYDAGDNIKFSFPMAFTTTVLAWSVIEFGNSMDSDLNHALEAIRWSTDYLIKCTNTPGVVYAQLGDAVVDHDNWERPEDMDTPRTAFAVSAQSPGSEVSAEIAAALSASSIVFRRSDRKYSDFLLRRAIQVFDFADKYQGSYNDSIGRWVCPHYCDFSGYQDELVWGAAWLHKATNKTSYWKYVMENIHKVESPQNEGSLYEFGWDTKNAGINVLVSKYILNNKQHSSPFLHWADKFACSLLPESLNPSVEFTPGGLMYKPGMVNSQRVTALSFLLVVYARYLKQSDRVIACDRFVATPYRLTYFARTQVDYILGKNPMNMSYMVGYGEKFPERIHHRASSLPSIDQEPHLGHGWDYFWSNNTNYNLLIGAIVGGPDINDQYNDTRHDAGHSEPATYVNAPLVGLLSYFKANYGS
- the LOC108221585 gene encoding endoglucanase 4 isoform X1 is translated as MMGKVVIADDVKLDYTEALTKSILFFEGQRSGKLPNNQRLTWRKDSGLRDGFDQGVDLVGGYYDAGDNIKFSFPMAFTTTVLAWSVIEFGNSMDSDLNHALEAIRWSTDYLIKCTNTPGVVYAQLGDAVVDHDNWERPEDMDTPRTAFAVSAQSPGSEVSAEIAAALSASSIVFRRSDRKYSDFLLRRAIQVFDFADKYQGSYNDSIGRWVCPHYCDFSGYQDELVWGAAWLHKATNKTSYWKYVMENIHKVESPQNEGSLYEFGWDTKNAGINVLVSKSVCCKQYILNNKQHSSPFLHWADKFACSLLPESLNPSVEFTPGGLMYKPGMVNSQRVTALSFLLVVYARYLKQSDRVIACDRFVATPYRLTYFARTQVDYILGKNPMNMSYMVGYGEKFPERIHHRASSLPSIDQEPHLGHGWDYFWSNNTNYNLLIGAIVGGPDINDQYNDTRHDAGHSEPATYVNAPLVGLLSYFKANYGS